One segment of Rhodothermus bifroesti DNA contains the following:
- the fabF gene encoding beta-ketoacyl-ACP synthase II, translating into MVPTHKITPRRVVITGLGAVTPIGLSAQAFWEAMMRGESGAGPITRFDASCFDTRFACELKGFDPLNYMDRKLARRLDPYAQYALAAARQALQDAGIDTSTLSNEARERFGVVFGSGIGGLRLFEEQTALYLKEGPQRLSPFFVPMMISNMAAGLIAIEHDLRGPNYAVVSACATSNHALIDATMLLRHGHADVVLCGGSEAPITPLGIGGFNAMKALSTRNDDPQTASRPFDKDRDGFVAGEGAGALVLETLEHALDRGARIYAELIGFGMSDDAYHFAAPEPSGRGARQSMLHALQDAGIAPEEVDYINMHATSTPLGDPIESEAIKAVFGAHAYRLSCSATKSMTGHLLGAAGAVEAVATVLAVWHQTVPPTINVQTLDPACDLDYTLHVPRRREIRVALSNAFGFGGHNATIAFRRYEG; encoded by the coding sequence ATGGTTCCTACCCATAAAATTACGCCACGGCGTGTTGTCATTACCGGCTTAGGTGCGGTAACCCCTATTGGGCTTTCTGCGCAGGCTTTCTGGGAAGCGATGATGCGTGGCGAAAGCGGTGCTGGCCCCATTACCCGATTCGATGCTTCCTGCTTCGACACGCGGTTTGCCTGCGAGCTTAAGGGGTTTGACCCGCTTAACTACATGGATCGCAAGCTGGCACGGCGGCTAGATCCTTATGCACAGTATGCCTTGGCAGCTGCTCGCCAAGCACTTCAGGATGCCGGTATCGATACCAGCACCTTGTCGAATGAGGCGCGGGAACGTTTTGGCGTGGTGTTTGGCTCTGGTATTGGAGGCCTGCGGTTATTTGAGGAGCAAACTGCCCTCTATCTAAAAGAAGGACCGCAGCGACTGTCGCCATTTTTTGTGCCCATGATGATTTCAAACATGGCCGCTGGCTTGATTGCGATTGAACACGACCTGCGTGGACCCAATTATGCTGTTGTTTCAGCTTGCGCCACGAGCAACCATGCCCTGATCGATGCGACCATGCTGCTGCGGCACGGACATGCCGACGTCGTACTGTGCGGCGGCAGCGAAGCGCCGATCACGCCGCTCGGCATTGGAGGTTTTAACGCAATGAAGGCACTCTCAACGCGTAACGACGATCCGCAAACGGCCAGTCGCCCCTTCGATAAAGACCGGGATGGCTTTGTGGCCGGCGAGGGCGCTGGCGCACTGGTTCTGGAAACCCTCGAACATGCTTTAGACCGAGGAGCACGTATTTATGCCGAGCTTATTGGCTTTGGCATGTCGGACGATGCCTATCACTTTGCTGCACCAGAGCCGAGCGGGCGCGGTGCTCGCCAATCGATGCTGCATGCCTTGCAAGATGCCGGCATTGCGCCCGAAGAAGTGGACTATATTAACATGCACGCCACTTCGACCCCTCTGGGCGACCCAATCGAATCGGAGGCCATCAAGGCTGTCTTTGGAGCACATGCCTATCGCCTAAGCTGCTCGGCCACCAAAAGCATGACAGGCCACCTCCTGGGAGCGGCAGGTGCTGTAGAAGCCGTGGCTACGGTGCTGGCCGTTTGGCACCAAACCGTACCCCCTACGATCAACGTCCAAACCTTGGATCCTGCTTGCGATTTAGATTACACGCTCCACGTGCCGCGCCGGCGCGAAATCCGCGTAGCACTGTCTAATGCTTTTGGTTTTGGCGGACACAATGCAACCATAGCCTTCCGGCGCTATGAAGGATAG